CGATAGAAGAGTTTCACGAAGAGTTCGTGTACCTAGACTAGTTGGTGTCCCAACAGTCTCCCTTTGGATTGGAGCCCGCCAATACCCCGCCTTCCATTGTGTCCTTACTACTTCCTTAAGACAGTCGTAGAATAAAGCCCACGGGCTTCCGACATAGAAGTGTCCCCTTGCTCCGCAAGAGTATATTGTACTATTAAGACATTATTCTACTTAAGTACTTATTTACTATGGTCTTTCTACACCAAGCTATAGTCATGTGTAGAAGACATTTATCTCTGGGCTGGAACACGAGGACCTCCGGTTGTCTGAATCGGAGTGTGGCAGATTTCCCGTGTGCCTGCATGTGCCTTGATTTTCTTGCCAGCTGGCCGCTGTGTACACCCCGCATGTTTTGGAGTTTCTTGCGGCAGCTGCACACAAGGATCGATCAAGCGCGGATCGGCGAGCAGGAGGCTAACACGGTACTACAGGTGGACCGATCAGAGGAAGTGAGGTTCCTTCGTTgcttcgtcgtcgccttctttcCTAACCTTTATATGGTATGGAGAGCGACATGGGCTTGTGGTACATAAGGATAGATCAAGTGCGGATTAGCTAGCAGGAGGCTAACAATGTACTACAAGtggatcttttttttttgaaaggtaCTACAAGTGGATCTATCGGAGGAGAAGAGGTTGCTTCGTTGCATTGTCGCCACGTTCTTCCTTGACCTCTATGGCATGTAGAGTGACATGGGCTTGGTCTgggtgggaggaggaggggggagcggTGGAAGAAGAGGGCTTGCAGGAGGGGGAGAGCGCACATCAAGTTGTGAGGGTTAGAGATTGTACGTCTTGGTGTGGAATTGAATCGTATGATATTAGGAATCTACTATAGTTGCTTATTTGATCAAGAGATTGTATGTCtatgttttttttattttgatgTGCATTTGGATCGTCTGCTATTAGAATACCATGGTTTGTATTTCATGAGCTTTAACGTGGAGGCTCAAAATCATTAGTGTGGAGGCTAAAAACAACACGGTTTAATCTACATCATTATAACATGGTCCCACTAGATAAATAGCTCATAATTTCTAATCAACATGGGAATTTCTTAGAAATCACTAATTAGTATAGGGGTTTGTTCGGAAGCCCTCCACGATAGAAAAATCCTCAAATCCCACACCAGGAATCCTCCACCAGCTTCTTGCCATCGATCAGGGAGAAAGCACTCTGTTCGGTAAGATTGCTTCTTGCTCGCACGAGGTAGCGAGCCGGAAGGCCATCAAATCGCCTCAGTGTGTCCCATCTGGAGAAGGCTACCAATCCAAACTGCATGGGAAAGAAGGGTTGGGCCGTAGGCCTggttgggatgagatgcgcgacagGGGCGGTCTCGCCTGCTCGATTGAATCGGTACCAGCAGTTTCACTTCACAGTGGCAACCTCGGTGTAAttatcaacaactcctacttcccAGTTTTCGCGGAGCTCGAGTTTTCCAACTCCGTGACTCCACCGAATTTGCACGCACTGAATCGCCAACTTCTCTCCCATAAAACCAGGAGTTGGAGTGTTCGGCTAAGATCTAGATCGGGAGTTGATGGAGTTGGGAGTTGGAGGGCTCCTGAACAGGCCCTAGGtatagttagttagttagttagttagatagatagatatatagatagatagatgtgTGTTATTTCAGGGAGCGGCGATTCGGCGCCCGAGCCCAACTGCGCTCGATATCTCGACGGCCCGTCCGTGACTTGGGATGAGGAATAATGCCGCTGGCTCGTCTGACAGGTATCGCTAGAAAAGGATTACACCGCGGAATACGGTACGAAACAGTGGCGAGTTGGTGGGTCCGTAGCGACCGGGTCGGGCGGAAGGAGGACGGGGCCGAGCTGGTCCGTGGACCAGAACGTTGACCATATGGGTGGGCCTAGGATCAGGTAAGGAGCTCAGGTCGTCGGCGGAGACGCTGAGCCGTCGCTCCACGTACGGCGTTCTCTCCTCCGCGTGCGGGGACCGGAGTAAATGCGACGGCCGAACACCCAACTAACCCCTATACCGTATCTATCTGGAAGGGGCTAGGATCGCTCGACCCCGTCCTCTCCCAGGGCGATCGACTGTGACGCCATTTTTGTGTGCATCTCGTAGGGAGATTTCTGCAGCCGGCGCAGGACCGGGCATGGAAGAAGCAGGCATGGAGTTCCTTCTGGACGCCGTGGACAGGTGAGTGAGCCCAGATCTGCCTTATAATCCCTGCCCGCAGTAGGTACCTAACCTACCGCCATGTGGGGCGGCCATGGCCGCCCCTTTTTCAGGTTCCCCTTGCTTGAGGAATTCGCTGACAGCGTTGAGCAGCCAGATCCAGTTCCTCTGGCGCGGATGCAAGCGAACGAGCCTAGTTACGCGGGTAGCGCTGTCTCAAAAGATGATTCTGGATGCGGGCAACAGATTGGCGAAGTTGAGGTGAACGAAAGGCAACCTGCTGCTCGCCGCCGTACGAACACATCTCCAACTCGATCTACCCAGTCAACTGACAGGGTGAACCCAGAAGCCCCCGGGTGGACTAAAAGGTACGATTGCAGAGGCCCTCCTTTGTTATTGCAAGATTGCATTGTTGTGCTGAGTTCAGGGGAATGGTTTGCCAATATCTACTTGTGAGATTTAACTTCAGAAACATGTATGTTGGTTTCAGCAGAAGCTAAACCTGCGAATTTGAGAAAAATGTTTTGGCAAAAACAACTTGTGAGTTGAAACTGAAGAAAAATAGATAGTTCAAGGGTAGTGGGAGTTCAAATTTGCGTTCGTGGTAAAGGATGTGCTACTTAACTGTAATCTATTGAATTTTGACTGGTGGAATAAGGTTACAGCTAGGGAGCGCGCCACCGGACAGGACACCATGTCCCAGCCGTATGAGCGCTCTGGAGGAGTCGATGCGCAAGTATGCTGAAGAACCCAGCAAAAATGTGGTGCGGCCGACACTTGGTCTAACTTTTGATTCGCTTGGTGAGGCATACGACTTCTACAATTTGTATTCCTGGGAAACCGGTTTCGGCATTAGATATGGAAAGAGCCGGCTGAACGTTGAGAGGACAAAGTGCATGCAAGAAATAGTGTGCGGTTGCTCGGTGAGTGCTGTAGTTATGTctgctattcattttgttcggTAGATAAAATGCGTTTTAATTTCCAAATTCATACGTGCTGGTGATGACTGTCTGTTATGGTCCACTGTCAAAATAGGGGAAGCCAGAAGCAGAAAATAGTAGATCATGCAGGTGTGAGTGTCCAGCTTTGATAAGATTGTTGCGAGCAGCGGACAACAGCTGGTACATTACAGAACACAGAGAGAACCATAATCATTCAATGTCATTGACAATGGGTGAGAAAGTTCAATGGCCGTCGCACAAGAACATTGATGTGTACACTAAGGATCTCATAAAACAGCTACGGGAGAACAATGTTAACCTTGGCAAGGTGTACAGCATAATAGGAAGTTTCTTCGGGTCGGTTGAGAAGGTTCCATGCACTAAGAGGACCCTGAGGAACATATGCGGGAAGATCAGTCGGGAGCAGGCTGATGATGATGTTAGGAAGACACTTGAAGTGTTCGCTGACATACAGGCTGGTGACCCTGGTTTCACATACAGAGTGCTGGCTGATGATACAAGCAAAGTGAAGAACCTGATGTAGGCAAATGGGAGCAGCCGTATGCAGTACCGTTTCTTTGGAGATGTTGTCACTTTTGACACAACATATAGGACTAACTTGTACGACATGCCTT
The sequence above is drawn from the Triticum aestivum cultivar Chinese Spring chromosome 7A, IWGSC CS RefSeq v2.1, whole genome shotgun sequence genome and encodes:
- the LOC123150970 gene encoding putative protein FAR1-RELATED SEQUENCE 10, which produces MEEAGMEFLLDAVDRFPLLEEFADSVEQPDPVPLARMQANEPSYAGSAVSKDDSGCGQQIGEVEVNERQPAARRRTNTSPTRSTQSTDRVNPEAPGWTKRLQLGSAPPDRTPCPSRMSALEESMRKYAEEPSKNVVRPTLGLTFDSLGEAYDFYNLYSWETGFGIRYGKSRLNVERTKCMQEIVCGCSGKPEAENSRSCRCECPALIRLLRAADNSWYITEHRENHNHSMSLTMGEKVQWPSHKNIDVYTKDLIKQLRENNVNLGKVYSIIGSFFGSVEKVPCTKRTLRNICGKISREQADDDVRKTLEVFADIQAGDPGFTYRVLADDTSKVKNLM